DNA sequence from the Siniperca chuatsi isolate FFG_IHB_CAS linkage group LG3, ASM2008510v1, whole genome shotgun sequence genome:
CTGCAGCACCTGCTAAAACTACTGCAGCTAAAACTACTGCAGCTAAAACTACTGCAGCTAAAACTACcaaataaaatctgaaatgtaACCAGAGATAAATAAGTGAATGTAAAGCAGTACTGAATGACAGATTATTGACATCAGCTTTGTTTTGTGTCACTTTGTCATGACaactgtttctttctcttttcaaaattaaatgaTGTTGTCTTAACCAGAGTGTTTTCACACTCATCATTCTAGTTAAACATGTAGATCAAAATCATTGTATTCTCTGTAGTATCTCctaaataaactttataaatGGAATATGTGGaccaaatatgtttgtttttcttaaaaccCATATGTATGAGACACATGAATGAAGCTGTGTAGAAAGTTGTGTATCATAAAAATAATTAGATAGAGAGACAGTTTCAACACCTTCACTGTTTCTCAACACCTCTGAGCCTGTGTCTATCTGGCTATTGTGAGGACTGTGGTCAGAATGAGCCACTACATACATGGTTTCATCACATTTCACATGGAAATACTTTATACTAGTCACAGCTGTTTGGGACCATAACGTTCATGTCAGCATATCCATATGTGATGAGTTTGCAGTTGCTGATGAAATAAGACTTTTAGATTGTTGATATGGACACCTTCACTGTCAGCTCTCCAATGTTAACCAAGTGTGCTTAAAACAGCACTGCTGGGTGTATGAGGTCTCCTTTCAAATGGTAAAACTAGTTATCAGTGACAGCTTAGAAGTGGGAAAACTTTATAGTTTCtttaatttttgtgtttgtctaaaCACTAGTTTAGTTCACCTTATTTTTGCAATACCATCACTTGACACAGCAACACATGCTGTTAAAACCAATTAATAACCACTTACTAACTGTTGCCACTTACTCAGATAACCAAAGCTTCTACATGGAGTGATCATACATTGTCTACGggtgtttttagatttttagagGCTGTGTAGTGCTGAAAACTGCTacatctgaaaataaaagtttCCCAACAAACGTATGAATGCATCCTCACAAAGCCTTCTTCTAATTGCTATAAGCATCTCTGCTCTCTTGTTAAGGAACATATATCAGTATCAGTAATAAAGACCATTatatttatacagtacataatgtCAGGTTGCCGCTTACTGTCCATTAAATAGAATTAAGTCATTTGTGGAAGGAAAAGCTGACTTTTTTCAGTTATTAGTCCATATAAAGGTCTGTGAATCAATAGATATGTATTGATTACAACTTGCTTCAGATAATAGCATCATTTAATTGTAATGgaaacagtttttattaattgttgAATGTCAGCCGAGCATtgttacattatcattaatattattggTCATTTTTTTGTGCACCTCtattattattgacatttttattggcAAAAAGAAGGAGTTGACATGGGCAACATTATACTTACAGGAAAAGGGTCTTTCGAAGGCATATGTAATGCGTCATAATCTCATAGGCACATATATGTAGTTCATTTCCCCCACTTTTTTACATATTCGTAGTCTTAAGAAAGTCAGTGTGCAGTCCAGTTGTCCTTTGTTGGAGGGTTTGGCTGCAGACATTTCCATGTGATGGCTTTCTTGCTAGCAGCCAAGTGTATTTTAAATAGATATTCATCCTGAGCCGTGAGTGTGTCTGGGTTTGCCCAGGTAAAGGTAAGACAAAAGAGCAATCAGTTTCTATTCCAAAGGGCTACCTTAAGCccagtgatttgtttttatctagATAATAATGCTGGTGTTGAACTACCCAATATAGATTGTGCAGGTAAATCAAATTGTATTAATTCCAAATCTTTCCACTTACCTCTGGAGTCCATCTATTCTTTGGTGAAGACACTGAGCATGTTTTAATAATAGTGACATAACTTATATATCATCTAGAGACAAGCTGAGAAAACAAGTTGAAAGTCCTGATTTGGAGCTTTCACACATCATCTCTTTGGTCTGTAAACCATCAATTTATACAAAGACTTTCAATGGAAAAAGCACGAAAAAGAGTTGGGACAAGTGAtataatagttttatttcttttttgtatctgtcttatttgtgtgtataaataatGAACCAATATTTTTTACAACCTTAAACTGCATTACTGTACTATGGTAATATTTTGAGTGATCATCACtaattatttatacattttttaaaggtgCCTGCATCATTTTTGCTGTACTTTGTGTCCCTGGCTGCTTTACACTTAAATTGAAAAAATGATAAGTCAGACTCATAGCTGGGTTTGTGCTGAATAAAACAATGTCATGCAGGTGGGATAAGGACACTTTAAAAGGAGCTAAACAAAGACTAAAATTGATGCATAAAAAGTCAGCAGAAGATTACCAAAATGAGCCAATACTCTAGAGTATTCAAATTTGAGATAAATCCAATTGACTATAATACATTCTTTCTGATATGAATTATTAAATACATTGTACCTATCATTCGGTTCAGGTGTGTCTCTGATCATTACCTGACCTACCTATTTCCTCACCTTGAAATGTGGAGGTGGAAGATTTCCTAATAATTTGCAATTTCCCAACAATGCCGTATGCTAATGAGATGACACCCGCTCCTGTGACTGTATATAAGAAAAGCTCAACATTCAGAGCAACACTAAAACAACCTCCTCAACCATCTGCGAGACAGTCTGCTGAAGTTGTGAAGACTTGAAGGTATTTATATGAatcttttgtttctgtattttttgtgtgagGTTGGTGGAATGGAGATTTTgctgatttattattttcttttcaacagGTGCGATCACTGTAACCATGCTGAAGGTAGTGTTTGTGCTTGGATGCCTCCTGAGCCTCGCTCTGGCTCATCCTGTAAGTGGAACATTCTCATAGTCAGTATAGATAGTGTTGTTTTATGTTGATACCATTACTGTTATTGTAATAGTATAACGTAGGCGATATCAAACTTGTGACTTGTGAATTTTCTACAGATGGACATGGAGCACAAACGACTTGCTCGGTCAAGATCTGACTCTAACTCTGACTCTGGCTCAGATTCAAATGAGGTGAGTGTTTTCTCTATCCTCCAAAATTCAACACACCTGAATGTCAATTACTGTAAAATTTCTTAgaaaacacactgctgacaATGAATGTTTCTGATTTTCTTGAAGGGTTCCTCCTCTCAGCTTACTACTCAGGAGTGGATGCAGCTCATTCGTCTCCTCTTCCCACAACCTGCTACCGCAGCACCTACTAAAATTACTGCAGCACCTGCTAAAACTACTGCAGCACCTGCAAAAACTACTGCAGCACCTGCTAAAACTACTGCAGCACCTGCTAAAACTACTGCAGCTAAAACTACTGCAGCTAAAACTACTGCAGCTAAAACAACTGCAGCTAAAACTACTGCAGCACCTGCTAAAACTACTGCAGCACCTGCAAAAACTACTGCAGCTAAAACTACTGCAGCTAAAACCACTGCAGCTAAAACTACTGCAGCTAAAACTACCACATAAAATCTGAAATGTAACCAGAGATCAATAAGTGAATGTAAAGTAGTATTGAATGACAGATTTTTGACATCAGCTTTGTTTTGTGTCACTTTGTCATGACaactgtttctttctcttttcaaaattaaattatgttgtgttttcacactCATCATTCTAGTTCAATTAAACATGTGGATCAAAATCACTCAGTGATTCTCTATGGTATCTGCCAAATAAATTTCATAAAGGGGAAATGTGGACCAAATAcgtttgtttttcttaaaaccCATATGTATGAGACACATGAATGAAGCTGTGTAGAATGCATAGAAATGATTAGATAGACAGTTTCAACACTTTCAACAGCTGTTTCTCAACACCTCTGAGCCTGTCTGTGTGGCTATTGTGAGGACTGTGGTCAGAATGAGACACCACATACATGGTTTCATCACATTTCATACCATTAATAGAAATACAAAATCTCAGCCCACTTTGACAGCTGATTGGATGACTGAGGGGtaaaaaagtctttaaaaagtGGACATGGACAGATAGAGAACCACTGCAAAATTGGACACTGTACATGGCTATTGTTAAAATCCTAATTATTTGACTGAAGGTAAGATAATTTCCTTGGTCGATTTTTCTTAAATAATGTGTTAAATTAGCAGCTGAACTCGAcccctttttgtcttttgctctACAAAGGATCTCAGCTATGAAACTGCTGGTTTTGATTTGGTGCTTCACAGTATTGTGTTCCTCCATCCCTGTAAGTATATCAAACCGACAATAACAACAATCTTCAAATCTGTCCATGAGTCACATGTCCTTTAATTCCTGTGGCGGTGTTGTGGTATTACTTTCAATGCTTAATGCAGTTAATTGAGGACTGTCAAAAGAGTTTTTGATCTGAGATCATTTGTATCTGAAGGTCTCTGAGGAGAGGAAACGAGTCAAACGCTCAGATGATAGTGATGAGGTGAGTATGCTGTAACCCACTGTCAAAATAATCCCATACACTACACAATATACCTCTGTATGAAGTGCTTTtgtcttcactgtgtttttacagATGAACCTGAACTACATGCAACCTCTGTTCCAGCCATTTCCTGTCCCCATTCCAGTGCCATTCCCACGgccttttgttttccctttagTCGTCCCGCCAGTCCCTCCTCCAATCATCCCTCCATTTTTCATCCCTCCACCTGTCATCCCTCCACCTGTCATTCCTCCACCTGTTATCCCTCCACCTGTCATCCCTCCACCTGTCATCCCTCCAATTGGAAAATGAGACCTGACTGGGACCTGGGAAAACCTGACTTTAGCGTACACTTACTataaacattaaacatagtTAAATAAGTTAAATAATAAAGCAATGTATAAATAAGTGCTTGTCCTCtatgtgttttgattttctctTGCTACTGCAATgcctactacaactactactgcagCTACAACTACTACAGCTGCCACTACcaaataaaatctgaaatgtaACCAGAGATCAATAAGTGAATGCAAAGCAGTATTGAATGACAGACTTTTGACATCAactttgttttgtgtcagtttgtcatgacaactgtttctttctcttttcaaatttaaatgatGTTGTCTTAACCAGAGTGTTTTCACACTCATCATTCTAGTTAAACATGTGGATCAAAATCATTGTGTTCTCTGTAGTATCTGCTAAAAAAAACTTCATAAGTGGAAAACGTGAaccaaatatgtttgtttttcttaaaaccCATATGTATGTGACACATTAATGAAGCCATATAGAAAGCTGTCATAGAAATGATtacatagacagacagatagagagacagatagataggcctacatacatacagtttaTTTCGTTGACAGGCGTATGTAATGGGCTACATCTTATGCACATATATGTAGTCCATTTTCCCCACTATTTTATATATTGATCATGTTGTAGTCTTAAGAAAGTCAGTGTGCAGTCCAGAGCTACAGAACATGACTAAATAAGAATATGAGGATGGGGTATTTAGACCTGTAGGATGTGGCTGTATAAGGATGAGAGGATAGTCTTAAGAATAGGATACCAGGGCCATATTATCGAGCTGCGTGCTTCAGTATACTTTGAAGAGACTGTTTTCCATATATTGCTCTGCTTCCTGGCCGTAACAATAAAGTCTTGTGTTGGACTGAAGCAGGTTCAGTATTCTTTGCCTTTATAATCATCATAATTTGAGGCAGTTCAACAGAGGTATAACAATTCAGACCGACACTGAACAACGTTAAACAATGTGGTAATCTGGGATTCCATACTTATGCACAACTCTATAATTCATGTTTGTGTCTTGTGTCTGACTATGCTTCTGGTGTTTAGGGTTTACGTAAACATATAAATTGTAATACTGTGCATCATAGAGCTAGTTGATCTTTTTTAGGAGTCCAGAAATTTACTTCAGTTTTGGCCATTAGTGGAGATATGGGATGGGAACCTCCAAACATCAGGCACAAATGTCAAATGCTTCGGCTTTGGAATAGACTTGTGAAGATGTCTGATCAGAAACTCActaaaaagatattttattgGGACATTTCACATGGTTATCCCTGGGCTAATgagttgaaattattttatttgaaccatttgtcattcattttcctGAACATTAAAATAACTGTTTGTTGTGCGAGCGAAGTGAAATTGAGAATGAggttcattttttgttttgctgtcctGTTATGTTGATTTTCTTTGGCTGAATGATTATGAAAAACTTGAGTTGTGCTTTAGGAAGGGAACCTTTTTTGTAGCAGATTTTATTTGCTTGGGAGAGaaagcagaatattttgtttaagACCAAGCTATAAAATAACTATAATTTTGTATAATATAATTTtgtaattaaatgaaatgtttcacCAATGCAGCTGTACTTTTGGTGTCTTGTGAACTCATTTTGTGTGCATGacaccaaaataaaagaaactcaTCTCAAATCATATTGACCAAGTTAGGTTCACTattctctgtttgtttattttctttataaaagtGATCTCTTACACCTTTATGTATCCAGTGCGTAAACAGCATATCAAGATCAGAGGACTGAAACTCTGTATTGTGAGTCATTAATTTCAGTATTCTTGCATGCTTCTCAAGCTGAAACCCTTTGCAGGTCTTAAATCATACCCTAACGGCTACCTTGGACCATTGATTTGGTTTATCCAGATAATAATCCTGGTGTAAATTGGCAGTATGTTTTTTagtaaaaggacattttaaatgtgcagTCAATTATTTTCAGGAAGTCTGCACAAACAACATAAAGCTGTGTACATGATTCATGTCCAGTGAACACCACTGTTTCCCAATAGCTATGAGATCAGTTTTGATTCTTGGATGGGCAGTGGAAGTTTTTAGGATTATCCCCCCAAATACATAATTTCATCACATTTCACACCTTTGggacaaatacaaaacaaaaaaaaagttcacaTGAACTTAAATGTACCTGCTAATCCTCGTTCTGTGTTTCATAGTCTTAAATTAAGCCTTTCCTGTAAGTGCTCATGTCAGCTGTGACCTGCCATGTTGTAGgttctgtatttttaaagtctgcatgtgtttgtggtgcTTTCAGTTCAGATAAAAAGCAAGTAATGTGAATTTATGCAAATTATGGTGATATGAGATTCTTCACTCTTAAAGGTCTCTGACGAGAATGATGGAGTCAAACGCTCAGGGAGTCGTGAGGTCAATATCTGAGATTCTGAGATTCTCTTATCCACATAACAATTCTGTTTATAGTCTATAAAATTACTATTACCCAATTACCCAACTAACCACCACTCAGCTCATGGTGTCTAGATGGGTTTACCATGTAGTGGTAAAGTATCAAGGATATGCCTGCAGCcccagacagaaaacacaatggCACAATGTCAGGACAGCttgtaaaataactttttacagATGTAAATTTGTCCTCGCTTTTTCACAACTTTACATACAGCAAGTTGATGACTATAGCTAACATAGCACATTAAATTTCAGTGATAAATAACACTAGTAGCAGTAAAAACACTAACCTGCTGGAATACAATAATAACTCCTTACTCCTTGAGATGAAGTTTTTTCTTCTGATGATTTTCTACTTGATCAGTTCCCCTGTAGCTGTaagtacaaacaaaaataatacttATTGCTATTGTTTTTATGACTTATAAATGAGTTTCAGctaatatgaaaaacaaaccagcattttatttaatgtctttTGCAGAAATGCCATCATGATCGTAGCAGTGATTCAGACAGTGATGAGGTAAGACTGAATTCTCATCACTATAGCAGTGAGTCTGACAGTGATGAGGTAAGGATTAAATCAACCCTAGCATTTATCAACTATAATAAGAGTAAAGCAAAACaactttgattttaaaaaatatttattgtgtttattttgtcttgttgcAGAGAGACAATTGGTACCCGGGCTTTCGGCCCAAGCCTATTCCTCCCTGGCCTTCCTTCCCTTTCTGGCCTCTGTTTCCTGGTCTGTGGCCGAAGCCACCACCCGTTCCTGCCCCTCCGCCAccgccacctccacctccacctccacctccacctccagcaCCAAAACCAAACCCAACCCCAACCCCAAAACCAAACCCAACCACAACCCCAAAACCAACCCCAACCCAGACCACAGCTGTTCGAACCCCGCGAGGAGACAACAGATGAACTGTGCTGATCTGAGAGCAGGAATGGCAGATTGAATTACTTTACTTTCATTCTCCAACAACTGCTCAGTGATAAGGAAATGTATGCAGTGTGGGTTTTTTGCACTTATATATGTTGGTAGTATTTTATCATGTTGAAGTCATGTTTGAACCAGATTGACTTTTACAACTTGACTATAGCTAACATAACACATTGAATTTCAGTGATAAATAACACTAGTAGCAGTAAAAACACTAACCTGCTGGAATACAATAATAACTCCTTACAAGTGGTGAGAAATTACCTGATCTCTACAGCATCCCTGACCACAAATAGGAATAAAGCACAAAtataacacaaagtacagcagacCTAATTCTCTTTAGATGTCAGGAGAGTCTGCAAGAGCTCCAGACTGGGCCCAGACCCTTGTGGGGCCCTAATCAGGACCTGGTACACTTAACCTGGTAAAACAATACTTGTTTGGTACAGTATGATTCAtaataactgaaatataaaaagaaacagaaatggcaatagcaatgaaaataaaagccaTAGGAAATGAGACCTTAAAGCCCCTAAACCCAAAATGTGCAACAGTGAGCTGGCAGAAATACAACACCTCCCTCTGACTTCAGAGCTGATTGCCACAGAGATGACTCACACATCAGCTGTGAGAGAACATGTGAGTTGATCATCCATAGTGTGTCCCTGTCAGACGAGGCCAGATGCTGGTGCAGACACCCTGACCTTGGAAACTCATCAAAGATTTGTTAACCTTTGGGTGTGGATGAAGTCTTCCAAACACATTATCATCCTGATCACATTCCTCCAGGTCAACCCACATTCCTACAACCAAACAGCCAATTAAAGAGATCATCAGTTTGTTCCCTGGCATTGAATTACTCACAAATGATTTCTACACTGTTTTTCCACTTTGATCTT
Encoded proteins:
- the LOC122873013 gene encoding acid shock protein-like, producing MLKVVFVLGCLLSLALAHPMDMEHKRLARSRSDSNSDSGSDSNEGSSSQLTTQEWMQLIRLLFPQPATAAPTKITAAPAKTTAAPAKTTAAPAKTTAAPAKTTAAKTTAAKTTAAKTTAAKTTAAPAKTTAAPAKTTAAKTTAAKTTAAKTTAAKTTT
- the LOC122873016 gene encoding leucine-rich repeat extensin-like protein 3 produces the protein MKLLVLIWCFTVLCSSIPVSEERKRVKRSDDSDEMNLNYMQPLFQPFPVPIPVPFPRPFVFPLVVPPVPPPIIPPFFIPPPVIPPPVIPPPVIPPPVIPPPVIPPIGK